The following is a genomic window from Ptiloglossa arizonensis isolate GNS036 chromosome 11, iyPtiAriz1_principal, whole genome shotgun sequence.
ttttttcaatttttgcgccgcgtttcgcgaaatcgtggtatttcttttctttcttttgttacGTCTTAACGAACAACACCGTAGAACTCTATGCGATGAATAGAACGTTCGTCGAACCTAGATTTGGAAACGGAACACTCTTACGCAATTTTTGCAACTTCCCGTTGTTTTCCCGTTATTTAGCATTTATTGTGATTGTTAAGAATTCGTAGCAATGAAACGTCTAAAGCCgaatacaattattttcatCTTTAAGTATGCTTAACTTTTTCCAAGTGCCACGAACCAAATGCGTACTGCCTGTATTTACAGCGGTAGTGAGTAATCAGCGACACGGACAAAACGGGTTGCTCTGTACTGCAATCGTTCGTCGCGTCTACGTTACTACGAAATGATGAGTAACGAAATTCGTGGCATTTTTGTATATCGATACACGGCAAACTTGACATAAATAGAACAAGCATTAGAAATGTCAAAAATATCGTTTCCATCGAATACGTGTCTCGTTAGATTCGCTATATGTACTTTGTCTGTATCGTGTCAATTTTTTACGCGCAAGCCCACGGCGacatttgtaacaaaattttgttcgatgtaaTTTCATTCTATAAGTGACAAttatttgatacccgaaaccttcGTTTGATCGATAGttcaacgaagaatgaaataaattaacgtttctgctgtaatttttcaatcttaatcgataaattttaaattccttAAAATTAttgacgaaataaaaattgtcaaaaaaaaattttgtagaatcatttcgtataataaaaaattattgttgAAATTGATGATAACAAGATCGTCAACATTGATTGCAATCTAAGTACAATTTTAAACTATTGTCgtaaaattaaattgtataaattgcaTCTTTACTAGGAGCATGTACTACGAACATCAAATGAAAAGTAATTAAACGAGCGTAAACGAATGTGAATGAACCAATTGAATAACCTCAAGGCCATTGAGATTTTAACCCCACTATTCCGTTGGGTTATCCCTACCACTCCACCTCTGTTTGCACAAACCTACCTGCAACGCCCTCTATCGCTTAGTATGGAAACACATGTAAAACTGCAAAAAGGAGAAAGTAGTTTGTGACGTCATTTACAATCGGGAAAGTGGCTTTCAGCAGCTCGTCGAATTTGCTTCTACTTCATTTCCTTTGTGTAAAAGTTCCTATATATCCAACATCTCAATCGCATCTTAAGTAGCGTCTTCCTGCTAAAACGCCAAATGTTTTAAAAGAGGAAATAGCTCAACGTACGAATTAAATAATAGCTCGATTCCTTAGTAACGATCTCTATAACGTGTCGTAAACTCCTATTTCCTCGTAAAAATAACGATCGATATAGATCACTGGTTTAAACGGTACTACATTACgcatttataattaattaatcgtATAATACGAAGTTTTCAGAATATGTCAAATTGTCTTTTCTATCGTATAGaagtaaatcaatttttaatctaTTTTTGTATTACACGTTTCTAAACTGACGCAGTAGtctttttaaacgattttcaaaaattggAGTAATTTgctattagaaaatattttctgacACGTCATTTTCGACCATGTTCAATATTCTACGTGCATGTTAAAAGCCAGTAAcgacgtttatttttaattttaaatctcTACCTTCGACATTCGCTGACTTACTTTTGGCAACGTTTAAACAATTTGTTTAAACGTTGCATTCCCCTTTATACATGGACTTTTCGAACACGAGACCGAAACGTGCTGTTTTCGgatcaattaatatataacatttcataaaatgaaacgtttcgtgaaaataattttcctcttTTCGTTTAGTATAATTAGTAAGAGTGACAAATAGCAACGGTATAacagttttcaaattttattatgtTAAAGAAAGTTACACGCTGAAATCCTTATAAATGCTTGTAAAGAAAATCTTTGGATATAATTTCAACAATTTCACATTGTTTAAAAATAGATTATTTCCCACATACTGTAAACAACAATTCTTAAACTACGTATCTCGAAAACTCAATTCACAATAAACGTTAGTTTCAACTTTTGCGTAATTTCAACGTAACCgacaaaatatatacatactatAATAGTACGTATAGCGTGAAACAGTGTAGCGTAGTGTTGTATTTATATGCATTGTAGATGTGGGCGACGCAAAACATCATTGAAAAACATAACCTTAGAATTGCGATATTTATTAGCCCAATGAGATGATTTTGTAAGTTAGCGTgatcgaaattataaaaatggcaGGTAGCATGAGACAATTAGAGGAACGACAACTTTCAGCTGAAGTAACGAAAATGCAATGGTCACCAAAAATGGATCTTTTAGCAATTGCCAATGTAAAAGGTTAGATTTTCAAAACAGTAAACAACTTGGAGTTTATCAATTActtaaatttttccaaaattcacTTGATATTAACTAATAAGTATAATGCCCAATTTTACTTCTCATGATCATTTGTAAATCTTAAACATATTTCTACAAGTACAACAAAGagtattgttttatttaattcttgtaGGAGAAGTTACCCTTCATAGATTAACGTGGCAAAGGGTATGGTTATTGAGTCCACAAGAAGAATCTGATACTTTAGTGAACTTAGCGTGGAGACCGGATGGAAAACTTCTTGCTGTTTGTTATGAAACATCCAAATTAGTATGTCTTGTAgatattgaaaacaaaaatattattcatagAACAGAAATTAACTTGCTCAGTGGAATTACATGCATGACATGGTTGCCATTGACAAATCTAGAAAATGATAGTTCGTTAAATAGTAACAAAGCAAGTATGCTACCAATGGGAGAATATCTTCCACCTTTACCAAGTTTAAATAGAAGTTTTGGTCAAGAACCTGAACGCAGAGAATTCTTATTTCAAACATTAGATATACTTTTTGTAAGTTCATTTATGCATAAATGtcttaaaatattaatgatGTAGTTATTATATGCAATTTAATTTTCTAGCTTGGTTTGGACAATGGAAATGTTGCAATGTACGTGTTTGGAATGTTCTACTGTGGTACAATTTCTGTTGGTCTTGGTCGAATATTAGAGATTAGCGGCGGATCTGGTAAACCAATATGGATCACATGGAAAGACAATAGTGGCATTAAAGTGAATAGATTGTGGTGTCAATTGCTAGAACAAAATACTGCATTTTTAAAGGTTGTTTGGATAATacagtttataattttatttttaaaaatgataaattacctacaaattctttatttaaatctaaggtAGCACAAGCTCAAGCTAATATAGAATATTTGATGGGTTATCTTTCACGCACGTTAATGGCAATTTCTGAAGCATGGGAAACAATTCTCTTGGAAATGGATGAAAAGCTTGCACGGTATGCAGAAACAAATCCACCTGGTGGAGTGGCTGCAGATTTCTTAGAACTATTAATGATTGGCATACCGActcaaaatttggaaaattttctattGCGAGATTTAACTGAAAAAGGACTGAAAAAATTAGGACACAGTATTGAAATGTGTTATAGTAATATACaggtataacatagaactttcaattttaaaaatcatagCATATTGTAGTAATGGAGTATTATTTTACAGAAATTAGTCTTAAAAAATTTAACCAGTGTTGGAATGGCATTAGTATATCAATTGGCTGAAATGAGAGGAATGGTGAGACTAGGTGGTCCATATGAATTATTGGGACTTACAGATGAAAATGTTATAACTAATGCTCTTCATGCATCAGAAGCTTTTCTAGCAAAATCTTCTGAAATTCAACAAGTAATAGATCACAGCATGCGCGATTATAAAGCCTTTTTTCGGtatgttttaaaaattaaaaatgctaTCAGTGATATCTTTACTATTTCGgcttttttctataatttaagGTGGCTGTATGTTGTCATTCTGAGGCTAACAGATGAAAGAATACCATCTGAAGTAAATCGAGTCAGTCAACAAGAATTAACATTTATTGCTGAATTTTTGCGTGGTTTTGACAAAACTGAACCAAATATGGGAGGTAGAAAGGGAGTGAATCTAGAAAAATTGGGCCAGTATTTACGACGTGAAAATTTACAAACTTGCTTAACCCCCGAAGGAAGTGAATGGGCCGCTATGCTCGATGAAAATCAATGTTTTCGTGATCATCCGCTCATAGTGAAACAAGATCTTAATTTCTCATTATTGCAATcccatgcaaaattaatttctgccaTACTTAATGTTTTTGGAGAGGCTTATCAAGGCTTAGTTGATCAATTCTCTATATCAAGCATTGCTTTGGCACCATCTATAGCATTTACATCTTCCCAAATTGTAACAAGTGATGATGGTCTATTAGTAGCTACATGTGATGTTGATCATAAAATATTACGACTTTTTAAAGTTGAATGTTCAAATACAGAGCCTGTATCGCTCAGTTTTACATCAGGAATGATAGATGTAGATCACAGATCaggtttgtttatttattataaatatatgcataataattaaattttaaaaactaactataacatattttatttaccaGAATCTTATATGAAAGTTTACATGGATGGTACTGTAGTTGATCTACAGTTTTATTCCCAGGAGTATATCAGCTTATTATTGCTAAATAAATATATCCAAGCATCATTCCTTGTGCAGTTACCATTGAACCATtctcgaatttttgaaaatcaagATAAAAATACAGTTACTTTAACTGATCTTTTAGGTAATGGTTGGCCGCGTCCTTTCCAAGGTATTTCTGCTAGGCTAGCAGTCAGTGGTGCGCGAAAAGTAGCTGCTGTTTTAAGCGAAAATAATAGGAAAATAAGATTATTAGAAACTGAAGTAGAACCTGAAGAAGAGGAAgatgaagaagacgaagaaggtggAACTAATGATAATATGTTAGACACTGCACATGGAACAGCTGCAAATGTTTCTCAATGAAATTGCATACATAAAAAAAGGTTTAGAGTatgatcgataaaaataacacAAACATAGGAGCGAGATATAAAGTGAAAAATagtgttattattttatacttgtTAAAGTAATGAAATATTTGACTAAGGGATTTAATCATCATTTGTATGTACAGTAATGTATTATGAATTTTAATCTAAGAAGTATTAGTTACAACTATGTTATTAAGTATTTACCTTTCATGTGTGAATGACATGACTGAAAGttttatatatgtacatgtacATAAACAATTCATAATTCCATACGTCTTTTTGATGTGATATTTTATAAtctactataaaaaaaattgctttGTATAATGAATCACAATGTTGTTTGTTATTTTTGCATTTGTCTCAATACTCTTGGAAAATCGATGTCAAGAGCTGAATTATCAATACCACTTTCCTCAATTATTGGTGTGGGTAATGTAGGAGCAACACTGACATTTGGTGCATATTTTGCTGGTGAATTTTCCCTTGATTCTTCGAGATCTATAATAATGATTTTCCATGATCAAATATACTAATATgatttttagtttattttttatttatgtttataaATTTACGCATACATACCGAAAAATCTGTGATTTTGTCTTCTTTTCCTTGTGATAATGAAAAGAACAACTGCTATTGCAACAACTACTATCATAGTTGCTGCCATTCCTCTTAACAAATTTGTCTATAAAACGAAATATccaaagaaattattaaataaaatatgtttattacataaatatatttgaatatacCTCAAAATCATTTTCCCAAACATCTTCCCAATCTTTCTTAACAATCAACTCAACAACATGAATATTGATAGCAGAATGATCTGCTATGCCTTTTGAAACACACTTATAGAAACCAGATTCAGCTGTTGATACACCCTGCCAAGAAGACcttaatgtattaaaactaaaaACATGTTATACTTATATGCATTTGTTTCTGTTCATGATTATTAATTACCCTAATAAAAAGTTTTCCAGTCAATACTTCATAATTGTACTTGTTCTCATCCATGGGGTTTCCTGGTCCAATGATGCGTCTATCATCAGTGAGTTGCCAAAACATGAAACGATGATGATCATCGCTGCTTAAACATGGAAGTTCAGCTAAATGACCAGCTGGAACCTCTGTTACAGTAATCGTACCATCAACAAATCCAGTTTTCAATAATAATACTGATAAACAGAAAAGTGTCAAAGAGTTTACATTCATctgtaaaataaaatcaaagaaattagaaaatgaTTAGTTCAAATAACAAATAAAGTATATAAatctaaacaaaaataaatttttgtatttaaatattattttaatagtacaatttataattttatcttcAACCTTTTTAATTTgttaattgttattttttttaaatttttaattctagTAATAATTGAACATCAAATTTTAAAAGATAGTTTTTAAATCTTCTACCTGTTGCATGTTTCTTATGCCCACACTTTCAAGTACGGTATGTATGAATACGCCTATTAAATTGCTATTACTTCAAATTATTATAACAACACACACTGTATATATTCTTTATGTCTTCACTCAAACAAATTAAATGTTAAGTCGAATAAAACTAAGACCATAATAGAAATATAAGAATACTGTATAACTATGTCACAGAACTCCTTTTACCATGAACTGTGCTAGCAAAATGTCTTATGTTGTTAGCGCATCTTATTCTATTATACAATTACATTCTAATTTTACCTTTAAGGTAAGAATTTCAATACCATAAAACAGGTTCTAAATGTGACAGATGGTTGCTAGAGCAATTATTCTATGCACAATGGAAGCAGAAGTCACTTGTCAATGAACCACATTGCATAACTGTGAAGATAACTGTGTATAGTCTCCCACTGTTTTTATGTTatactttaatatttaaatatactagTATAAAGTAATGATAAGCATAAAAATCACTGTTTCTAAATGATGGCAGTCTTATAAACTAATGAGAAAGCTTCGATAATGAAGCCGCTGTAGAATTACTTATTTATATCTTTGTCCTATTCATTCTTGTGCAATAGAGTATTTATAGTAAGCTAGACTGGCATCTTGTGACTACCATACCATTTGAAAGTATACTATATATTTCTTTACTATGACTACTGCAAAAACAATAATATATACTCAATATAAGAGAAAACTCAATGTCAAggcaatatttatatatattcagaccttttatcattatttaatatatgtacACATATGAGTTACTACAAGGCATAACAGAATATTATTGCtacattttaatatatattcATAAAGTATAAATCACACAGCCTTAAATGCTTTTATAAATAAAGTAATTACACTATTTTTTTAATATGGACTGAACACAAATCATTATTGACAAAATAAATcagtataaattatatattataaacacAACAACTTACATAACTGATTAGCATTTAAATGTAGATTCATATAAAATATGGTGAATGTTGCAGATGTGTGAGAATCTTTAAATTAACCATAATCTAGCTAGTATCAAAATCGGTGCTGTTGTATCAAATGTATGAAAACATCAACTGCCAATCCTGGAAGAAGAATCCAAAGTGGTGCCAGAACAACTTTCGCTGGTAGAAACCAATGAGGTGCTTCCAATTTCAAACATATCAAAATTTGGGCACTTAATTTCATAAATACAGCAGTTATGTACCATACCTAAAAAGAAACTGTCCTTAACCTTCATAAACTGAAATTAATACCCAGTTCCaccaaaatttgttgtatataTTAAACAGtaataaatgttaattttatattctatattataatgacaatttgtaattattatttaatttcttataaAGATCTTAAAAGCTAACATAttgattatttaaaagaaattaatattatttataacatAATACTAGTTTTTCAAATGCCTTTCTCTCAATgtatataatagtaatagtaaaatAACACAGAACATACTAAAGCACACAATTGATTAAAAAGTTtattaattatcaattttatttgcaaattaATTGATTGAATAacttacaatttatacaataataAGTATAATGCATATCAATTAAATGTAGATttttaagaataaataaattttactgaAACTGGATATCTGTCAAGAAAAAAGttcatcttttttcttttaatttatcctTTCTCTTACAACTTACTTCACGACGTAAATTAATAACACGTTCATTTTTGCAGTGAGAAATCATATTAAAAACTCTATAAATGAGAAGAATATGATCATATAACCACATCGGAATGAAAACTATAAACCAATTCCATTGTATCCTCTGATCGAGTCTCAAATCAAGTAAAATCAGAAAAATTAACAGAATGAACCATGTAAATAATGCACGATGTACAACTGCCATTGAAGTATAAAATTAAATGCGTAAAAAATCATGAGACAAAATGTGATCGCGGAACTATATAATCATATTGCAAATTTGCCGATCTGTTTACATCAACACTTGATATACCTAACCTCTACTATCGACGAATTTATGTGCTATAACAAGTTTCAAGATGTCGCTACTTGCTGAATAAACGagttatcagaaattaataTTATGCAAATATAATGCGGCATTCCaatattttttaagaataaatatattgttagtttataatgatttttttaatttaatcatAGCATTTTCTAACATTATATATACGAAaaaagatacaattttttaatcaaataataaaagaattattataaaagTCATAATACAAGGGCATGATTTGATACTTTTTTCTCCGTGTTTAAAGAAAAGTGAAGTGTATTAGACAAGATATAAAACATTTCtgatttattacaatatttataaacaatacATGCTATGTAATAAaccaatatatttatatgtatatatataaactatAATACTTGAATTTTTCATATGTATCACtaaaaaaatttaatgcaaGTGTTACATAATGCAGTTACATAGATTATCGAAAGATAATATGCTATCTGCAATAATGTCCTTCTGACCTGAATATTTCATCACCCGATAGAAAAATATCAAAGTCAAACTCGTACGATCATCCAGTCAAGTACCAGTTTCAGAGGCAGAGTGCtcgttaacatttttttcttctacaatttacatcaaatatttattaatcgtttaaaaatgataaattgtttATGTCTTTGAAGTAATGATATAACAGGTGGTTACTAAGTGCTACATTCCTGACATTCGTGAAGATAGagtgtaaatattataataactaTTATGTCTGAACCAATGAACAATACAACATTGGACAAATCTTATGTgcgtatattttatataaaaaaataccatttttttttatcaaattcaaaTATTCGCTATATCAGTATTTGTTGGTAAACAGAATGTCATTTTTGAATAACCAAAGTCATATTGTATGTTCAAATAAggtcaaaatatttataatatgtaaTGTACCATATGATAAATAGTTATACAAGGTGTCTCAaaagtttacatttttcttagtAAAGTCGAATAAATCTCAAGGACGCATAATTTTAAAGAATTGTTACCGTGATCATTTTGATAAACATTTAtattcgtttgaaaatgtttatcgttaaataatgaaattactTATAAAATCAACAATTTATTCAAAACAACAGAGAGGAAACATTAATAGGTGTCAATGTAAACAGCTGTAGTCAGTGCTACTATCTCTTTAGTGAATGATCCTTATAAATATGTAAcaagaatgtgtaatttactGAGTACCCGCTTGATCACTTGGTCAGCGGAAATGgaatttgtattgttttaaTGTAATGAAAATGGATTAAACGTTATAAAAGTATAATTCACGAAACATTTGTTACTACACATTTGTAATTGAAGTTTCTTACagattataattatttctaattaatatgactttttttaataaaattgtgcaCTATAAAAGTGATTAAATGGGCGGTAGTGTTTCATTATTGAGAAATGTACTTTATACGAATTCTGGAAAGGCATTGAATGATTTCATTGTGTTATCTGTGCAAAGGTAAAGAACACATTTATCCCGCATATGTAATACCTCTGGTAATATAGCTATAAATACGTTGAAATAGTAGTACTGTTCTTAGATCGAGAGAAGTAAGATCTATTTTAAAGGGTAGCGCCCTGTGTCTGACCCCTGTAAAGCCGGTGATTTCTCGAGGCGTGCACGTAAAAATTCGGTCTAAGACGTTTCCACAAGGTTTCTTATTAAGTATACAGTCCTAGGATTGGTGCTCGTTCttccaataaaaatatttcttttttttattaaccccAACTGTAACCGTACTCTGTAAGGTTACGATCTTAGCCTCGTTCTCTGCATTCTTTCGCGAAGGTTCTAACCACGTGCGGTTTGAGTTACGATGCCAAACTTACGACCACTGGTAAGTTTGTTTGAATGAAAAAGGAAACTAAAATGACGCTAAATttcgtttttaaattaattgtttCAGTTTAGAAAAGTAATCGTTTTAGGGGTTAATAAATGACCTAGTCGAGAAATCGATTTCATACTCaatgtattattttacattacgcAAAAGTTTTGGTAGTTTCTTTATGTGTTCGGAAGGAACTTTTGAATTGTAAAAGAGATCCCAACATTATTCGTAAGCTGACATTTATGTCTACATGAAATAACATATTTGCAAACTGAAGTCTCATTCAAGTCTAGGATTTATGAATCTTTTTGTTGTAGACAATCCTTATGAACAATTTTGAATTctatttttgttttcattctGATGCAATTGTTggcttttattaaatttttgtgaTGAAAATGActcatttaatatttattaataattaacttaATCCTTACCTTAAGAATCCTAATAACAATAACTTTCAAGTTTATGTCATATTCAGTAATATGTGTAACATAATAATTACAGTTGATATCTTAAGTTAAAAGTCaaacaaaataattactttatGAAGTAGTCATTCTTATAGCTTATGAAACAGTAAAGGATTTTATAATATCTACAAGTATTACATAAAACTCtttagaaaattaattcttaATAACATAATAAGAATTAAGGAAATTatgaactattttttagattttacCAGTATTGGCTGCAGTGGGAACCATAGCTATAATAGGATTAGCAGTTAAAGCTTACAAATGTTGGAAtagcgataaaaaaaagaaatctccaATTCTACTAGCTGATCCAGTTGTAAAATATAGCTTGCCATTAATTCAAAAGGACATATTAAGTCATGATACAAGAAAGTTTAGATTTGGTTTGCCAACACCAGATCATATTCTAGGATTACCTATTGGTCAACATGTACATTTAACAGCAAAGATCGATGGAGAagttgttatacgttcttatacACCTGTTTCAAGTGATGATGATCATGGTTATGTTGACCTTGTTATTAAAGTAAGTAAAAAAGTAATAAACAGTAAAGAATTTACACTTTAATGcaggaatttaatatttaaaacttaTGTTAAGGTATACTTCAAAAATGTACATCCTAAATTCCGTGAAGGAGGAAAATTATCTCAGTATTTGGAAAACTTGAATATTGGAGATACTGTTGATT
Proteins encoded in this region:
- the LOC143152531 gene encoding uncharacterized protein LOC143152531 isoform X1 produces the protein MLISYMNVNSLTLFCLSVLLLKTGFVDGTITVTEVPAGHLAELPCLSSDDHHRFMFWQLTDDRRIIGPGNPMDENKYNYEVLTGKLFIRGVSTAESGFYKCVSKGIADHSAINIHVVELIVKKDWEDVWENDFETNLLRGMAATMIVVVAIAVVLFIITRKRRQNHRFFDLEESRENSPAKYAPNVSVAPTLPTPIIEESGIDNSALDIDFPRVLRQMQK
- the LOC143152533 gene encoding transmembrane protein 60, which produces MAVVHRALFTWFILLIFLILLDLRLDQRIQWNWFIVFIPMWLYDHILLIYRVFNMISHCKNERVINLRREFLFRYGT
- the LOC143152531 gene encoding uncharacterized protein LOC143152531 isoform X3, which produces MNVNSLTLFCLSVLLLKTGFVDGTITVTEVPAGHLAELPCLSSDDHHRFMFWQLTDDRRIIGPGNPMDENKYNYEVLTGKLFIRGVSTAESGFYKCVSKGIADHSAINIHVVELIVKKDWEDVWENDFETNLLRGMAATMIVVVAIAVVLFIITRKRRQNHRFFDLEESRENSPAKYAPNVSVAPTLPTPIIEESGIDNSALDIDFPRVLRQMQK
- the LOC143152531 gene encoding uncharacterized protein LOC143152531 isoform X2, which codes for MQQMNVNSLTLFCLSVLLLKTGFVDGTITVTEVPAGHLAELPCLSSDDHHRFMFWQLTDDRRIIGPGNPMDENKYNYEVLTGKLFIRGVSTAESGFYKCVSKGIADHSAINIHVVELIVKKDWEDVWENDFETNLLRGMAATMIVVVAIAVVLFIITRKRRQNHRFFDLEESRENSPAKYAPNVSVAPTLPTPIIEESGIDNSALDIDFPRVLRQMQK
- the Apc4 gene encoding anaphase-promoting complex subunit 4 isoform X2 — protein: MRQLEERQLSAEVTKMQWSPKMDLLAIANVKGEVTLHRLTWQRVWLLSPQEESDTLVNLAWRPDGKLLAVCYETSKLVCLVDIENKNIIHRTEINLLSGITCMTWLPLTNLENDSSLNSNKASMLPMGEYLPPLPSLNRSFGQEPERREFLFQTLDILFLGLDNGNVAMYVFGMFYCGTISVGLGRILEISGGSGKPIWITWKDNSGIKVNRLWCQLLEQNTAFLKVAQAQANIEYLMGYLSRTLMAISEAWETILLEMDEKLARYAETNPPGGVAADFLELLMIGIPTQNLENFLLRDLTEKGLKKLGHSIEMCYSNIQKLVLKNLTSVGMALVYQLAEMRGMVRLGGPYELLGLTDENVITNALHASEAFLAKSSEIQQVIDHSMRDYKAFFRWLYVVILRLTDERIPSEVNRVSQQELTFIAEFLRGFDKTEPNMGGRKGVNLEKLGQYLRRENLQTCLTPEGSEWAAMLDENQCFRDHPLIVKQDLNFSLLQSHAKLISAILNVFGEAYQGLVDQFSISSIALAPSIAFTSSQIVTSDDGLLVATCDVDHKILRLFKVECSNTEPVSLSFTSGMIDVDHRSESYMKVYMDGTVVDLQFYSQEYISLLLLNKYIQASFLVQLPLNHSRIFENQDKNTVTLTDLLGNGWPRPFQGISARLAVSGARKVAAVLSENNRKIRLLETEVEPEEEEDEEDEEGGTNDNMLDTAHGTAANVSQ
- the Apc4 gene encoding anaphase-promoting complex subunit 4 isoform X1, producing the protein MAGSMRQLEERQLSAEVTKMQWSPKMDLLAIANVKGEVTLHRLTWQRVWLLSPQEESDTLVNLAWRPDGKLLAVCYETSKLVCLVDIENKNIIHRTEINLLSGITCMTWLPLTNLENDSSLNSNKASMLPMGEYLPPLPSLNRSFGQEPERREFLFQTLDILFLGLDNGNVAMYVFGMFYCGTISVGLGRILEISGGSGKPIWITWKDNSGIKVNRLWCQLLEQNTAFLKVAQAQANIEYLMGYLSRTLMAISEAWETILLEMDEKLARYAETNPPGGVAADFLELLMIGIPTQNLENFLLRDLTEKGLKKLGHSIEMCYSNIQKLVLKNLTSVGMALVYQLAEMRGMVRLGGPYELLGLTDENVITNALHASEAFLAKSSEIQQVIDHSMRDYKAFFRWLYVVILRLTDERIPSEVNRVSQQELTFIAEFLRGFDKTEPNMGGRKGVNLEKLGQYLRRENLQTCLTPEGSEWAAMLDENQCFRDHPLIVKQDLNFSLLQSHAKLISAILNVFGEAYQGLVDQFSISSIALAPSIAFTSSQIVTSDDGLLVATCDVDHKILRLFKVECSNTEPVSLSFTSGMIDVDHRSESYMKVYMDGTVVDLQFYSQEYISLLLLNKYIQASFLVQLPLNHSRIFENQDKNTVTLTDLLGNGWPRPFQGISARLAVSGARKVAAVLSENNRKIRLLETEVEPEEEEDEEDEEGGTNDNMLDTAHGTAANVSQ